A genomic segment from Chiroxiphia lanceolata isolate bChiLan1 chromosome 27, bChiLan1.pri, whole genome shotgun sequence encodes:
- the LOC116799250 gene encoding butyrophilin subfamily 1 member A1-like, translating into MLCGSPIHCSLPAFVISTLVFQVPQGHSAPLTVTGPPGPITVAKGEDVVLPCSFSPGQNAQDTEVTWFREQFLPFVHRYKWGQDQYGEQMVQYQGRTELGKDGLAKGSADLRLFRVQLSDTGNYTCFVQRGSDYDDALVELQVTASGSAPLIALERYEHGGIRVACRSAGWYPRPRVLWHDPHGRHLPSLSENATQDKNGLFAAESSIILTRGGNQELSCSVQHLPHTPGQGSALYVSDPFFQCAHSWRIALGVVLVIVAALLIITVCLFKIKEEQAQELERQEAALRERDEEIAWRRHAVPIEEVNVVLDPDTAHCQLVLSDNGKRVKQAYKRQDIRDTPERFYPWRCVLGREGFTSGRHYWEVWVEDAGGWAVGVSREDVRRKDNIEFKPEEGIWAVGKQAVGLKAFTSPSPTEFPEIKAPRRIRVSLDYERQRVAFFSVDEGIPFFVFPWALFGGKKVHPWFWLGPGTHLEIWP; encoded by the exons atgctctgtGGTTCCCCCATCCACTGCTCTCTGCCGGCTTTTGTCATTTCCACTTTAGTTTTCCAAGTTCCTCAGGGGCACTCAG CTCCACTCACCGTCACTGGACCCCCCGGCCCCATCACCGTGGCCAAGGGCGAGGACGtggtgctgccctgcagcttcTCCCCGGGGCAGAATGCACAGGACACGGAGGTGACCTGGTTTCGGGAGCAGTTCTTGCCCTTTGTGCATCGCTACAAGTGGGGCCAGGACCAGTACGGGGAGCAGATGGTTCAGTACCAAGGGCGCactgagctggggaaggacGGCCTTGCCAAGGGCAGCGCGGACTTGAGGCTCTTCCGTGTCCAACTCTCTGACACAGGGAATTACACCTGCTTTGTTCAACGTGGCTCAGATTATGACGACGCTCTGGTGGAGCTCCAGgtgacag CCAGCGGCTCTGCCCCGCTCATCGCGCTGGAGCGCTACGAGCACGGGGGGATCCGGGTGGCCTGTCGCTCTGCCGGCTGGTACCCACGGCCCCGGGTGCTGTGGCACGATCCCCACGGGCGCCATCTCCCGTCCCTCTCGGAAAACGCTACCCAGGACAAGAATGGGCTCTTtgcagctgagagcagcatcATCCTCACCAGAGGTGGGAACCAGGAACTCTCCTGCTCGGTGCAGCACCTCCCGCACACACCGGGGCAGGGATCAGCCCTTTACGTCTCAG atccCTTTTTCCAGTGTGCCCATTCTTGGAGGATTGCCCTGGGTGTGGTCCTGGTTATTGTGGCTGCTCTCCTTATTATCACTGTTtgtctatttaaaattaaag aggAACAAGCCCAGGAACTTG agaggCAAGAGGCAGCACTGC GGGAGCGCGATGAAGAAATCG CATGGAGAAGACACGCAGTGCCTATAGAAGAAG TGAACGTGGTTCTGGATCCAGACACAGCCCACTGTCAGCTTGTCCTATCTGACAATGGCAAACGTGTGAAACAAGCTTACAAACGACAGGACATCCGCGACACCCCCGAGAGATTTTACCCGTGGCGCTGCGTTCTGGGCCGTGAGGGCTTCACCTCGGGGAGACACTACTGGGAGGTGTGGGTGGAGGATGCAGGAGGATGGGCTGTGGGGGTGTCTAGAGAAGATGTGAGAAGGAAGGATAATATTGAGTTTAAACCAGAGGAAGGCATCTGGGCAGTGGGGAAACAGGCAGTAGGTTTGAAAGCTTTCACCTCCCCTAGTCCCACTGAATTTCCTGAAATCAAGGCTCCCAGGCGGATCCGGGTCTCTCTGGATTATGAAAGGCAACGGGTGgcatttttcagtgttgatgAGGGGATTCCCTTCTTTGTGTTTCCATGGGCAttatttggggggaaaaaagtccaCCCTTGGTTCTGGCTGGGTCCTGGGACACATCTGGAAATATGGCCCTGA